Within the Garra rufa chromosome 16, GarRuf1.0, whole genome shotgun sequence genome, the region ACTGCATCAGAACACAATCatattgataatgtcagataactaaCTACTATTGAAAGTTATGTAACAAAGCCTGGTCAGGTTGAAGTCACAtcaaattttttattaattttactgttagtccactgtatgaagaatcttggggtataatatgtcacagtttactttattttgcaatCCCCATTTGAATGAACTGTAGTGTCctacacccactagtaaaaaatatacaaacattaaatcaggtgtctgaataatttttggtttgactgtatattactGTAAGGTAAAATTACACAGTAATAGTATAAGTGAATCTGCCAGTGAAATCCCCATATTGACAAAGCAGGAGTAATTAGATGTATAACATAGGACATTTGATTTTGGACTGATTTTGAGGTTTTGTTTGATTGCTGAGCACCTTTGGACCTCTTtagaaatatttaatattgatcTTGGATGACATTCCACAGTTCCTGAGAATGAATTCAATGAATTCTTCTTGGCAGCTTTCAAACTGCATAGGAGGCAGCATTTCAGTTGAAACCATTGAAACTCCAATTAACCAGTGAAAGTCTTTCGCCGTTTCTACTAGGGCCTTTCTGGATCCATCTTCATTCAAACGTAGAGAGCCTCTTTATCCCTTTCCAGAACCGTGTTAATTCACCAGCAGGAGAGCCCTTTGTGTCCTCATCTCACAGCAACAGGCTCTGACATTCTTCAGGCCCCTTAAGAATCCATGGCACTTTCCTTTTTGGTTTGCTACCTCCTTTTTTGGGGAAATCATGTGGTGTAATTAAATTAAGCATGAGCTCAGTCTTTGTGTTTCTTAGACATTCAGGTAAACAGCCCTATCAGTCTAGTTGGACAGCTCACAAATAATCAAACAATCATTCTGGAGGACTCAAAAGAGAAGTTTATTGGTAGCAACAAAAAAGCTCTATacactatggcccggtttcacagacagggcttagactaagccaggattaggccatagttcaattaggacatttaagtcatttttataaacatgcttagaaaaaaaacattactggtgtgcatcttgagacaaaacaaaggcactggtatattttaaaatcaatcagtgcaattttatttcagttgaaacagctcagacttacattttagtctaggactaggcttaagccttgtctgtgaaagcGGGGGAATATACTATATACATATTTGAAGATTCACTGGGACATCAAGTTCTGACATAGCTCTGTGGATGCCTGCTTttcagttttaaagggatagttcactcaaaactgtagggatgtaacgatattatcaatattgtggtatcgcGATGGCCAAACCGTCTTGATATTATTGTGGttacatgacgatatgaaacgatataGGTCGCCCGGGCAATAAGTGtggattttaaaaatgttttaactttaaagtttaaagtgttttgggccattaggctttggcacagtatctgtcaaccaaattaaaaccgaaagcacaacaTGGCTTAATCCTTTTTTAAAGTTTTTGCTGcctgttttagtttttagttttagtgcacacttcgttcaggcgatcagcttgtgatccagtgttttccacatctcagaacggctcagttcacagtgaatgcagtgaactagTTTAGCGCATGTTTGGGAACGcaatggccaccagttatgctttattttagcggtagatgattacagcatttcactagatttgtagtgagtaGTGTAGtagtttttgtaagcctgttttcatttAATCTTGACTGAGGCAgcatatcacaactaaaaagatGGTTGAGTTGCCTTTAAAGTTCTGGTACACTGACTGTATATTTCTGAATATccactgactttatttctgacttAAATTTCCTTAGTTAAGAacattggagctcttaattttgaactctcaaagtgcattagatagaataatttaactttaaactgtacAAAATTTTCATTGTTTTGTCAAGTACAAGAACTAGAAGGGACttgaagttttcttagttaaaaaaacattggttggagctcttaattttgaactcaaagtgcattagataaaatattaaatatcgtATCGTGGACTTCATATAACGATATTATCATATCATGAGATTTttatatcgttacatccctattaaTTACATAGCCTCATGGTGTTCCAAACTTGCaaggccttcattcatcttcagaacacaaattaagatatttttgatcaaatctgagagctttctgtccctgtgtagacagcaacacaactcgcGTTCAATGCTCAGAAAGTTAACTAAGGACattgtttaaatagtccatgtgacatcagtggtttaaccataatgttatgaagctacaagaagttgttaaataaagttgttatttttgttctctttgtgcacaaaaagtattcttgtggcTTCGTAAAAttgcagttgaaccactgatgtcacatggactattttaatgatgtccttacttcctttctgggccttaaacgtgtcagttgtcttgctgtctatacagggtcagaaagttctcggatttaaccagaaatatttaatttgtgttacaaaggTGAACtgaggtcttacagatttggaatgacataagggtaagtaattaatgacagaactatccctttagaaaTCCTTTACCTGTCATCATGTACTCAGCCTCAGTTTACTTAAACTAGGAGGTTTTTAGTCTGAAAAGTCATGCCACTCTTGTGTTTATTTTATGACTGCATTAGGAAGTGTGAATTTGTATTTTTCAAGTTCTTTGTTTTACCACCTTACATACCTGTACAAACAGGCATTTGCTACTTACACAATCTTGCGGTATCACAGTAAGGACCTGTTATAACACAGACCTAGGTGAAAGTATTGTATAGCTTGCAGCACTGTCCTCTAATGGGTTAAATGAATGAAACTTTCTGTTTTATGAATATCTTTGTCATGCTTATATTAAATATTCCAGGTATTTCTCGCCTCTTCAAACCTGTACCCCTAAATTGCCATTTTTATTTAACCTAAACAGGCTcatccatgaaaaaaaacaatactAACATTGACCGGGACAGGTTTCTACTTGACAGGTTTCTTCCATCAAGTAAAACATTATTTAGGCTAAACTATATTTTAAGGAGTTGTCTCAGCGTTGACCTGTTTTTCTGACCAATAGCAGACAAGTAGAGTGTTTTGGAAACTATCACAATCTAATGGCAATTTTGGTGAATTGGTGACTAATTCATACAACCTCATTCGTATGTTTTTATACAATATCCATGTTCTTCTTCCTCGTAAGAGCAtgcacagccatttgtaaatgttataggtctagcttccggtctcatccatgttcagctatttttagctgtacaaaacagctttttttgcagcttgatattgcaaattggtgtgtcttaccaatattattttaatgtattatcttatttatAAACACAGTGGTTTGTGGTTCAAACAGTTTTATCATTTACTGCTCGTTGTTATTCTGCTCGTTATTTCCCTATcacggctaatgaaccggaagtctcacccatagaatTACTTCtgtgttaaagaaaaaggtggatacttaacccagttttttttaaagtgtgcCATGTTACTAGGATTTACAGAGAAGTTTATGAACTGGAAAACCTCAAAACTAAATTGGATAGTTCCTGGTACAGACGTCAGTGTGCTGATTCAGAGCTCTTGTGCAATCTAGATTTATGGCCTTGGTTATAACTTTCTCAAACAaatgtttctctttttttcttcataGATTTGTTCAATCGGTGTCAGTACATGGATACTCTCAGGACGTTACTAGAGCTCAGGAGATCTTCTGTGGTGCTGTTTGAGGATATCTAGTGCAGATTCAGCTGTGATGATAACACTAATGGACCTTCACTGACGTGCCTTAGCTGCTGCTTGAAGAAACCGTTTCCTCTCAAGGACTGGCATAAAGGTTGCAGAATGTGTCACGTCATAGTCACATGCCGCTCTATGTTATGGACCTTGATGAGCATTGTGGTGGCCTTTGCTGAGCTGGTGGCATTTATGAGCGCTGAATGGCTAGTGGGATATCCAGATGGTTCTGAGTTCAACTTCACCATCACCGCTTCACACCACAGCAACCAGCGCACCTTGGGTATTTATAATCGTTGCATCAAGGTGGCACAGCAGAAGGTGGTCCAGTGTGGGCCCTACGCCACAGACTTCATGGAAATAGCCAGTGGCTTCTGGCAAGCCACTGTTATATTTCTAGTCGTTGGAATCTTTCTCCTGTCCGTAGTGGGCATCCTTTCGGTTTTCAGCATGTGCTTCCAGAGCATCCTGAAGAAGAGCATATTCAATGTGTGTGGCCTACTGCAGGGAATAGCAGGTAAGATGGGAAAGTCTACTGTAGCACTGCTTTCTCAGATTCTTGGTCTTTTGTGGTGGCAGTTGGTGGTCATCTTAAACTTTGAACTGCTATCAACTAAACAGAGAAAATTAGGGACTCGGGAGTGTATTTAAGTGAGACACTGAAGCTGCCCCCAGAATGCTTTGAGCTCAAAGTTTCAAGGCTTTGACATTCCTCTGGTGACCTCAAAGGCCATGCTATCTAATTATGAACTTCAACACTCTCATCATGCCATTACAGAAAAGACAGTCTAAATATTACAGCATTGGAAATGTTACTTCAGAGTCTCTCTGGTGTCTCCAGTGTTTATAAAACCTTGTTAAGCTAGTCCTATTTCAGATTTAAAACAGAGCTTGATCTAAGCATACATGGGTACAAGGTTTGAAAACCTTCAAACCATTAAAGGACAACCctgtaactttgttttggtaagcctttttctggAAGCATGTgagagaatttgaagatcagagtaaattcaacctattttctcttttggggaacatgtaagtatcttatcttctgaagggcagtacgcATACACAGATACACTAatctatgggacctgaaggacagcgggcagtttaactgttcaggacaaacaagagactaatgaataactatcactaaacaaataaaacagctgtggatcattcaggtaacaacacagtattaagaatatgtatgtaaacttttgaacggggtcatttctataaattcaactattattttctcttgtggactatatgtaaacgtcttttatgtgaaatatcttattcaggtcagtactaaataaaaaataacatattttgtatgtatctcttattttggtaaaataacattttgcagattgaaTGTAAACAGTCTACATAATTAAAGAAATCTGCCATTCGTCACCAGAGAGAAATCTGACATTGTTACAAGAAGATCAAATTATGACACTTTGATTGAAAATCATTCCCAATCTATAACATTCATATAGAAAATAGGGTAAATTTTAATTTCATGCTGATCTGAATGCAACTTTCGTTACCATTTCTCAAACCAGATCTGTGATGTTGACTGTGGCAGGGCATTCTTAGTCAAAATACCAGGGACTAACAGATCAATCATGATAATGCATCATACTTGCAGTCATGTCTGGAAACGCTAGAATAACAAAGTATTGTGGTACAATAAAAATATTGTGGTTCATTTTATAGAAGACCAAGACCAACAACAGGTACAACCGAACTATGTAGCTCTTGTATAATTTCATTGAAAGATTTACGACATGGTAATTGAGTCATTTGTGAATAGTGAGAGCATGACTTCAGAGACAGGATCTCACTTGCCTATTTAGAGCAAGAACTCGGAATAAAATAGAGGGATCACGGTGACCTGCTCCGTTTGGTATGAAGATTAGATCAGCAAGAGTTCTTGCCTTGCCTTTTAAACACTACTTACAACAATTAAATCCCAGATTTTAAgacaaatttatttttaaaagcataatCACATACCTTCAACAGGCATAAAATTATACTGAATTGAAATCATGACTCATGGGTCATCCTTATTACAGGGAAACCTTTCATGTtgtaaagatgtttttttttttcctgatgatGTTATCACACAGTTCAAAGGGGACAACCAGGTTGTTGTCAGGAAAACAAGAAGAAATCTCAGCTTCTAGTTTTGAGTGAGTGCGTCTTTAAAGAAAGAGGAActttaaagagaaaaaagaagTTGGCATTCAGTttccaaatataataataaaactaaaataccATGTAATGACCATTCA harbors:
- the lhfpl2b gene encoding LHFPL tetraspan subfamily member 2b, yielding MCHVIVTCRSMLWTLMSIVVAFAELVAFMSAEWLVGYPDGSEFNFTITASHHSNQRTLGIYNRCIKVAQQKVVQCGPYATDFMEIASGFWQATVIFLVVGIFLLSVVGILSVFSMCFQSILKKSIFNVCGLLQGIAGLFLILGLMLYPAGWGSKKVVDYCGPDASPYKVGLCSLGWAFYTAIGGTVLTFICAMFSAQAEIATSSDKVQDEIEEGRSLICVL